One Paenibacillus sp. FSL W8-0186 genomic window carries:
- a CDS encoding transcriptional regulator, protein MDIINQTNRTMLFEEINPEKLDLITIVGDVKGIDSLSDDKIKEINSQLLVRSFDEFLDKFSPTVYSFFNAANQKVVYMLKKPEGIAEEAISEIRIDQHNDFLKMLFTLIDTKRSQGMTNVDFRFEHLLDMISPKKVMDDIRQVRKEIHYMYGQYEKLDDEDPKKLDMGDKLNAMFEEASANYNNVMAMLPLAIEDIKTRLLLGSSNEEQDAEAVQIGMLTIGESGELKIIEAPKGESTELVLLDESSSNDLAQVFEEDYNSITESPSGYVKDLVVRTFSPLPAVSTDIDLETEVQNYNTYLEFYKTAKDDFVKTVKPLVEKILGVKMFFDQYAVKNKGMAPSLLVTNTKLDMIVKSANIPRLETYLNTVNSKNDFSDTIWFGIVPSVELETAGKVKVTRERFKGNEKIAKQDGNTMESLSMLMQVVKDFKVQIFFSFESGEETTFNNMATAGIDKYIDKCAPLIRKEYSEYAIPCIPNFTVIPKEKSGVVIDSRMVQTENGAQLSKEKEDILKLWIEGVYVGASYVAAGIVAAYQCPEYLKESFKNTSKEFPGVRFDIEAGENSLRAVTTMAKEITGFTNTIKDSINRKNFGFIFSSENAQLQGKDIRRITVYKARSLAASEDGFDSIYKTLVSTYIERILRFQTADFKHENIIKFFSNNPSSQKSMWLAKRGFINSIIHDGDDMNYVIDEKNNLCHIDLIYNGNVKNLEVMITKGTSPVKV, encoded by the coding sequence ATGGATATTATCAATCAGACCAATCGAACGATGCTGTTCGAGGAGATCAATCCCGAGAAGCTGGACCTGATTACCATCGTGGGTGATGTCAAAGGCATTGACAGCCTAAGCGACGACAAAATCAAGGAGATTAACAGCCAGCTATTGGTGCGGAGCTTCGATGAGTTTCTGGACAAGTTCTCGCCGACGGTGTACTCATTCTTCAACGCGGCTAACCAAAAGGTCGTCTACATGCTGAAGAAGCCCGAAGGAATTGCCGAGGAAGCGATCTCCGAGATCCGGATCGATCAACACAACGATTTCCTGAAAATGCTGTTCACGCTGATCGACACGAAACGAAGCCAAGGGATGACCAACGTGGATTTCAGATTCGAGCATCTGCTCGACATGATCTCTCCGAAGAAAGTCATGGACGACATTCGCCAGGTTCGGAAGGAAATCCATTACATGTATGGTCAATACGAGAAGCTGGATGACGAAGATCCGAAGAAGCTGGATATGGGGGACAAGCTGAACGCGATGTTCGAAGAAGCGAGCGCCAATTACAACAACGTGATGGCAATGCTTCCGCTCGCGATCGAGGATATCAAGACGCGGCTTCTGCTGGGCAGCTCGAACGAGGAACAGGATGCCGAAGCTGTACAAATCGGTATGCTCACGATCGGGGAGAGCGGCGAGCTGAAAATCATCGAGGCGCCGAAGGGCGAGAGCACGGAGCTCGTGCTGCTGGATGAGAGCAGCTCCAATGACCTGGCTCAAGTCTTCGAAGAAGACTATAACTCGATCACAGAGTCTCCGTCCGGTTATGTGAAGGATCTGGTGGTTCGCACATTCAGCCCGCTGCCGGCTGTAAGTACAGATATTGATCTGGAGACAGAGGTACAGAACTACAACACGTATCTGGAATTCTACAAAACGGCAAAAGATGATTTCGTCAAAACAGTGAAGCCGCTGGTCGAGAAAATTCTCGGCGTGAAAATGTTCTTTGACCAATATGCGGTCAAGAACAAGGGCATGGCTCCTTCTCTGCTTGTGACAAATACGAAGCTCGATATGATCGTGAAGAGCGCGAACATTCCTCGTCTGGAGACCTACCTGAACACGGTGAACTCCAAGAATGATTTCAGCGATACGATCTGGTTCGGCATTGTGCCTTCCGTAGAGCTGGAGACAGCCGGCAAGGTGAAGGTTACCCGCGAGCGCTTCAAGGGCAACGAGAAAATTGCCAAGCAGGACGGCAACACGATGGAATCGTTGTCGATGCTTATGCAGGTCGTCAAAGACTTCAAGGTGCAAATTTTCTTCAGCTTCGAGTCGGGTGAAGAGACGACATTTAACAACATGGCTACCGCAGGAATCGACAAATACATCGACAAATGCGCGCCGCTGATCCGCAAGGAATACAGCGAATATGCCATTCCGTGTATCCCGAACTTTACGGTCATTCCGAAGGAAAAGTCCGGGGTTGTCATCGACAGCCGCATGGTGCAGACCGAAAACGGCGCTCAGCTCTCCAAGGAGAAAGAGGACATTCTCAAGCTGTGGATCGAGGGCGTATACGTAGGCGCGTCCTATGTAGCTGCGGGAATCGTGGCGGCATATCAATGTCCGGAATACTTGAAGGAATCCTTCAAGAACACGAGCAAAGAATTCCCTGGCGTGCGCTTTGACATCGAAGCGGGCGAGAACAGCCTGCGGGCCGTAACGACGATGGCCAAGGAGATTACCGGCTTCACGAATACGATCAAGGATTCGATCAACCGGAAGAACTTCGGCTTTATTTTCTCGTCGGAGAATGCCCAGCTGCAAGGCAAAGACATTCGCCGGATTACGGTGTACAAGGCGAGAAGCTTGGCCGCGTCCGAGGACGGGTTCGACTCGATTTACAAAACCTTGGTTAGCACATACATAGAGCGGATTCTCCGCTTCCAGACCGCGGACTTTAAGCATGAGAACATTATTAAATTTTTCAGCAACAACCCGAGCAGCCAGAAGAGCATGTGGCTGGCCAAGCGCGGTTTCATAAATTCAATCATTCATGACGGCGATGACATGAACTATGTGATCGACGAGAAGAACAATCTGTGCCACATTGACCTGATCTATAACGGTAATGTGAAGAATTTGGAAGTAATGATCACCAAAGGCACCAGCCCAGTCAAAGTCTAA
- a CDS encoding normocyte-binding protein, translating to MKDIVMDRLSKMEDLQQRGMLRNLMSSVFLGVVEYQEELNRQIERRVFEEVGNQDSKYDIYAAMCRREEWDPLHEYLFPMIPEDTGPRSIDLQSLVARLKEGEELPLFSFFLECPYPVIQELLYSDRTFRGELVTSGGRHAIQIRLERNMTYIREIEKLYHVFLSNGLPWRTINHPYAYKFVNAVLVGGELQLGEEEEVQEITVHLEEYEEYKRTDLVPLWNIQRLELKTGGFPVPAADRVNFEHALPLRSSGLQHGYLVDINDDSIRYIKRSPEELTVVSTRDKSDAWQVLKVVEPVGTSMSKLSYALMSNRQRDDFISNYGRRQGQVVRSKGEIVRIIHSFAVSEWLELVDVEIRPPSARPALTYELNRFITDEVRVDNGKWRMCLKFNYRDSGRELGYLAEDMMSFLVSEVQMSFPEYRCEGEWA from the coding sequence ATGAAGGACATTGTGATGGATCGGCTGAGCAAAATGGAGGATTTACAGCAGCGCGGCATGCTGCGCAATTTGATGAGCAGCGTGTTCCTCGGCGTGGTCGAATATCAGGAGGAGCTCAATCGCCAGATCGAGCGGCGGGTATTCGAGGAGGTCGGCAACCAGGACAGCAAATACGATATTTATGCGGCGATGTGCCGCCGGGAGGAATGGGATCCGCTGCACGAGTATTTGTTCCCGATGATTCCGGAGGATACGGGGCCGCGCAGCATTGATTTGCAGAGCTTGGTAGCCCGGTTGAAAGAGGGGGAGGAGCTGCCGCTGTTCTCTTTTTTTCTGGAGTGCCCATATCCTGTCATCCAGGAGCTGCTCTACAGCGACCGGACGTTCCGGGGAGAGCTGGTGACGAGCGGAGGCCGCCATGCCATTCAAATCAGGCTGGAGCGGAATATGACATACATACGTGAAATTGAAAAGCTGTACCATGTGTTTCTGAGCAATGGCCTTCCTTGGCGAACGATCAATCATCCTTATGCCTACAAGTTCGTGAACGCCGTTCTGGTCGGGGGCGAGCTGCAGCTGGGGGAGGAAGAGGAAGTTCAGGAAATTACGGTACATCTGGAGGAATATGAAGAATATAAAAGAACGGATCTGGTGCCGCTCTGGAACATTCAGCGCCTGGAGCTGAAGACGGGGGGCTTCCCGGTTCCCGCGGCCGACCGCGTGAATTTCGAGCATGCGCTGCCGCTGCGGAGCAGCGGGCTGCAGCATGGCTATCTCGTCGATATCAACGATGACAGTATCCGGTACATCAAGCGTTCCCCGGAGGAGCTGACTGTCGTATCGACGCGCGACAAATCTGACGCCTGGCAGGTGCTGAAGGTGGTTGAACCGGTCGGTACGAGCATGAGCAAGCTGAGCTACGCCTTGATGTCGAACCGGCAGCGGGATGATTTCATCAGCAACTATGGCCGCAGACAGGGACAGGTCGTGCGCTCGAAGGGCGAGATCGTGCGGATCATTCATTCTTTTGCCGTGTCGGAATGGCTGGAGCTGGTGGATGTGGAGATTCGTCCGCCGTCCGCGCGCCCTGCGCTGACCTATGAGCTGAACCGGTTTATTACCGACGAAGTACGGGTGGATAACGGAAAATGGCGGATGTGCCTGAAGTTCAACTACCGGGATTCCGGCAGGGAGCTGGGTTATTTGGCGGAGGATATGATGAGCTTCCTGGTGTCCGAGGTGCAGATGTCGTTCCCGGAATATCGCTGCGAAGGAGAATGGGCGTGA
- a CDS encoding FHA domain-containing protein: MSLTRCLNGHMFSTRKHGNTCPYCNTTLEQPSRNESRRPQIAEDMEEKTMPYLGETTGIQPVTGWLVCVEGPQMGQDYRILAEKNFIGRAEEMQIRIIGDNAVSRRNHAVIVYDPKKRNFYLLPGDASGLAYHNNEAVYTPVELNAYDLIQLGRSKFVFVPLCGPHFEWDNS; the protein is encoded by the coding sequence ATGAGCTTGACGAGATGCCTGAATGGACACATGTTCAGTACGCGGAAGCATGGCAACACTTGTCCATATTGCAATACGACGCTAGAGCAGCCTTCGCGGAACGAATCGCGCAGACCCCAGATCGCGGAGGATATGGAAGAGAAGACGATGCCTTATCTGGGAGAGACAACAGGAATTCAGCCCGTAACGGGCTGGCTGGTCTGCGTCGAAGGCCCGCAAATGGGGCAGGATTACCGCATTCTGGCTGAGAAAAACTTTATCGGCCGCGCGGAGGAAATGCAAATCCGAATCATTGGGGACAACGCGGTATCCAGACGCAATCATGCCGTCATCGTCTATGACCCGAAGAAGCGCAATTTCTATCTGCTTCCCGGTGATGCTTCGGGGCTGGCTTACCACAACAATGAAGCGGTATACACGCCGGTTGAGCTTAACGCCTATGATTTAATCCAGCTCGGCCGCAGCAAATTCGTGTTCGTGCCTTTATGCGGTCCACATTTCGAGTGGGATAACAGTTAA
- a CDS encoding VWA domain-containing protein: protein MRQKKQKQSSTKLLTSRTFILIFVFTFFTSIFHNSASISANSLQEYQSDAFDAVFVLDTSYSMNHADPNKTASEVIHMFMDMSEASRTRVGFVAYNHQIVASKPLTSISVAANKTELKQKIAGLRRSGYTDLGLGLNTGGNLISSKAAEGEGSGRKPFVILLSDGETDFGPGYSKRTAADSAKDVDKAIAKAQKDGYPIYTIGLNHDGTVNPDELERISKETGGASYITSSADDLPEIFNRIFAAEMRSVLLPVAGVTATGQLQEVQVDIPNSSMREANIILLSEHSLKETQLFYSSENIRMFKSGSYTLIKVSQPKKGTAKLKFRGTPGDLVKINLLGSYEMEAHAAITSKNAIKGQPTGIEAKLVHPAANEPLTEQELYDSLQGQLIVTDLQTNKDTMVDMKNEGTRFYAEYVFPSSGQYKWQVKMDGPSFYRHSAVHEQKIVNLAPTVHGSEHVEVIKEDGQAMLALSDLFLDENGDELTYQLHRGAPDKTVSPELQNGMLALSPLKTGQTQITLTATDSEGGSATAVLNVQVKSKYTVLKWSIAGGILLLAAAAGLFLWLRPKPGFTGKLEGYFLATASGSEVPVKSWPLTSFEGRKVTLLELFVSLDVHEPLPEAEHIVFTPGKDGKLIVKNTSRSSLVRNRTPLPKDKKEALEYNDKLYITFEDGITEIELRYKAIKPATNIFIRSGSSGEQTG from the coding sequence ATGAGGCAAAAAAAGCAAAAACAATCATCAACCAAACTTTTGACGAGTAGGACTTTTATCCTGATTTTTGTTTTTACGTTTTTTACGTCAATTTTTCACAATTCGGCCAGCATTTCTGCAAATTCCTTACAAGAATACCAATCTGACGCTTTTGACGCGGTCTTTGTTTTGGATACAAGCTACTCCATGAATCATGCCGATCCAAACAAAACGGCCAGCGAGGTCATTCATATGTTCATGGATATGAGCGAAGCAAGCAGGACGCGAGTAGGCTTTGTGGCATACAACCATCAGATTGTGGCCTCCAAGCCGCTGACTTCGATTTCCGTTGCGGCGAACAAAACGGAGCTGAAGCAGAAAATTGCCGGACTGCGCCGAAGCGGATACACCGATTTAGGACTGGGTTTGAACACGGGCGGGAACTTAATTTCTTCAAAAGCAGCTGAAGGTGAGGGGAGCGGACGCAAGCCGTTCGTCATTCTGCTCTCGGACGGGGAAACCGACTTTGGCCCCGGATATTCCAAACGGACGGCCGCCGATTCGGCCAAGGATGTAGATAAAGCAATCGCCAAGGCGCAGAAGGACGGTTATCCGATCTACACCATCGGACTGAACCATGACGGGACGGTCAATCCCGATGAGCTGGAGCGGATCTCGAAGGAAACGGGAGGCGCATCGTATATTACCAGCAGCGCGGACGATCTGCCGGAGATTTTCAATCGGATTTTTGCGGCGGAAATGAGGTCGGTACTGCTTCCGGTGGCTGGCGTTACCGCTACGGGACAACTGCAGGAGGTGCAGGTCGATATTCCTAATTCCAGCATGCGGGAAGCCAATATCATACTGCTCTCCGAGCATTCGCTCAAAGAGACGCAGCTGTTCTACAGCTCGGAGAACATTCGCATGTTCAAATCCGGAAGCTATACGCTGATCAAGGTATCACAGCCAAAGAAAGGAACGGCCAAGCTCAAATTCAGAGGGACACCTGGGGATCTCGTCAAAATCAATCTGCTCGGCAGCTACGAGATGGAGGCCCATGCCGCGATCACCAGCAAAAATGCGATCAAGGGACAGCCTACCGGCATCGAGGCCAAGCTGGTCCACCCGGCGGCGAATGAGCCGCTAACGGAACAGGAACTTTACGACTCCCTGCAGGGTCAACTGATCGTTACCGACCTGCAGACGAACAAAGACACAATGGTGGATATGAAAAATGAAGGAACACGCTTCTATGCCGAGTACGTGTTTCCTTCTTCAGGCCAATACAAATGGCAGGTAAAAATGGACGGGCCAAGCTTCTACAGGCATAGCGCCGTCCATGAACAGAAGATCGTCAATCTTGCACCTACTGTCCATGGCAGCGAACACGTGGAGGTCATCAAAGAAGATGGGCAAGCCATGCTGGCATTAAGCGACTTATTCCTCGACGAGAACGGGGACGAATTAACGTATCAACTGCACCGTGGCGCCCCGGACAAAACAGTAAGTCCCGAGCTTCAAAACGGCATGCTCGCTTTGTCGCCGTTAAAAACCGGACAGACCCAGATTACGCTGACGGCTACCGATTCGGAGGGCGGCTCGGCCACCGCGGTCCTGAACGTTCAAGTCAAATCAAAATATACGGTACTGAAATGGTCTATCGCCGGAGGCATTCTGCTGCTTGCCGCCGCTGCCGGTTTATTCTTATGGCTTCGGCCGAAACCGGGCTTTACCGGCAAGCTGGAAGGATATTTCCTTGCAACAGCCAGCGGAAGCGAAGTGCCGGTCAAGTCTTGGCCGCTCACCTCGTTTGAGGGGCGGAAGGTCACGCTCCTTGAGTTGTTCGTAAGCCTCGACGTTCATGAGCCGCTCCCGGAAGCCGAGCACATCGTCTTTACGCCGGGAAAAGACGGCAAGCTGATCGTGAAGAACACATCGCGCTCTTCCCTTGTCCGCAACCGCACGCCGCTGCCGAAGGACAAAAAAGAAGCCCTCGAATATAATGACAAGCTGTACATTACATTCGAGGACGGCATTACCGAAATCGAGCTGCGTTATAAGGCGATTAAGCCTGCGACGAATATTTTTATCCGGAGCGGCTCTTCCGGCGAACAGACGGGCTAG
- a CDS encoding PP2C family serine/threonine-protein phosphatase, whose protein sequence is MEDWSFIESYGIVAAALIVVAVLLVLRQKLRTSPVAEIPGEDTEPMYIPDIIETVKIGNAQTIGKRDEQDDYFSSSTTRIGTMAAIADGISGLSYGRMASTLAVTMFSREYLKVDDPADIPEYFHKAALISNRAIMEQLGGATGGTTLVVGIVSGGLLHWGAVGDSMLILFRDGEFMPINSKHTLESVLEARYLAGEISKEEAKENPNRNQLINYLGYGGFQSMEVGEPVPLQANDTIILCSDGVYDALTEVEMEQILMQGLHPQDAAEEMISLIERKKYKHQDNATVIILQVI, encoded by the coding sequence ATGGAGGATTGGAGTTTTATCGAATCATACGGAATCGTTGCGGCTGCGCTGATCGTAGTCGCCGTGCTGCTTGTGCTGCGGCAGAAGCTGCGGACGAGCCCTGTGGCGGAGATTCCCGGCGAAGATACCGAACCCATGTATATTCCAGACATCATTGAAACGGTCAAAATCGGGAATGCCCAGACGATCGGCAAGCGGGACGAGCAGGACGACTACTTCTCAAGCTCGACGACGCGCATCGGAACGATGGCGGCGATCGCCGATGGCATAAGCGGATTGTCGTATGGGCGAATGGCCAGCACGCTGGCCGTCACGATGTTCTCAAGGGAGTATTTAAAAGTGGATGATCCGGCGGATATTCCCGAGTATTTTCACAAAGCGGCTCTGATCAGCAACCGGGCAATTATGGAGCAGCTGGGCGGAGCGACCGGGGGAACCACGCTCGTCGTCGGAATTGTGTCTGGAGGATTATTGCATTGGGGAGCGGTTGGGGACAGCATGCTCATTCTGTTCCGGGACGGCGAATTCATGCCGATCAACTCCAAGCACACGCTGGAATCGGTGCTCGAAGCCAGGTATTTGGCCGGTGAAATCAGCAAAGAGGAAGCGAAGGAGAATCCGAACCGCAACCAGCTGATCAATTATTTGGGGTATGGCGGCTTCCAAAGCATGGAGGTCGGCGAACCGGTGCCTCTGCAGGCGAATGACACGATCATTCTGTGCAGCGACGGGGTATACGATGCGCTTACCGAGGTGGAGATGGAGCAGATTCTGATGCAGGGCCTGCACCCGCAGGATGCCGCGGAGGAAATGATCAGCCTCATCGAGCGCAAGAAATACAAGCATCAGGACAACGCTACGGTCATTATTTTGCAAGTGATCTAA
- a CDS encoding serine/threonine protein phosphatase: MRKENSDFKTAFVSEAGSFIDNRDYFAFVELEDMACYVIADGLDTDREVLSAKMAVSVILENFMAKPSLSRKKIQQDLEAAHEWLKFESRRVRLKASVLVVVTNYTKMVWASCGNARLYHFRGGRLNLRSKDQSLAQLLLEDGRVSEDRLSSHEERGNLLNYMGRPDRFEPYISEKTPLSDGDVLLLCTPGIWEEVELPEMLDALAESSDPDSLTDTLEDIVLSKQRQTVNNYTAAAIYANKTFAEKPKNRKKWIMRIGIILLTLALAGGGIWYAKYRQAVKLAETVALMTEYEQEGDEYASAGDYPKALKAYSEAKNAASKLKDKLHFQLLRNKQRVAQAVTDGDEYVKDGSFDMAVDSYTKAIGEADKYKPFKVEDIEARIERSEAVAKLTEVMKEGDILFQNQDYNSALELYRKAYRAAIEANYPGGQKQLETKMEEAEGKINHIHRETKTLQADNLEKKGDRALAALDYNAAIEAYTLAQEMYQEIDKLERVLAMERKIAKADEKRNPIVPASGQNTDSGAGLSSNLGSNGAAAWNGAAGTTAGGGGAASHNGSSSQAPAANSQGQAQSPNSQGTGSSSGSEQAEAGSSTTNGIQDTSAAPGGGRES; encoded by the coding sequence ATGAGAAAGGAGAACAGCGATTTCAAGACCGCATTTGTCTCGGAAGCGGGTTCGTTTATCGACAACAGAGATTATTTTGCCTTCGTGGAGCTCGAGGACATGGCTTGCTACGTGATTGCGGATGGCCTCGATACGGATCGAGAGGTGCTTAGCGCGAAAATGGCGGTCAGCGTTATCCTGGAGAATTTTATGGCGAAGCCGTCTTTGTCGCGCAAGAAGATCCAGCAGGATCTGGAGGCGGCCCATGAGTGGCTGAAGTTCGAGAGCCGCAGAGTTCGGCTTAAGGCGAGCGTGCTCGTCGTCGTGACGAATTATACGAAGATGGTGTGGGCGAGCTGCGGCAATGCGCGGTTGTATCATTTTCGCGGCGGGCGGCTTAATTTGCGTTCGAAGGACCAGAGCCTGGCGCAGCTCCTTCTGGAGGACGGTAGAGTGTCCGAGGACAGGCTGTCCAGCCATGAGGAACGCGGAAACCTGCTGAATTACATGGGGCGGCCGGACCGGTTCGAGCCCTATATATCGGAGAAAACCCCGCTTTCCGACGGGGATGTGCTTCTGCTGTGCACGCCGGGAATTTGGGAAGAGGTCGAGCTGCCGGAAATGCTCGATGCACTAGCGGAATCGAGTGATCCCGACAGCTTGACAGATACGCTGGAGGACATCGTCCTCAGCAAGCAGCGGCAGACGGTGAACAATTACACCGCTGCCGCGATTTACGCGAATAAGACGTTTGCGGAGAAGCCAAAAAACCGCAAGAAATGGATCATGCGCATCGGAATAATTCTGCTTACCCTGGCGCTTGCCGGGGGCGGCATCTGGTATGCGAAGTACAGGCAGGCGGTCAAGCTGGCCGAGACGGTCGCCCTGATGACAGAATACGAGCAGGAAGGCGACGAATACGCATCCGCCGGAGATTATCCGAAGGCGCTGAAGGCTTACAGCGAAGCCAAGAACGCAGCCAGCAAGCTGAAGGACAAGCTGCATTTTCAGCTGCTGCGCAACAAGCAGCGCGTGGCCCAGGCGGTGACGGATGGCGACGAATACGTCAAGGACGGCAGCTTCGATATGGCGGTGGACAGCTATACGAAGGCGATTGGCGAGGCTGATAAGTACAAGCCGTTCAAGGTGGAGGACATCGAGGCGCGGATCGAGCGCAGCGAAGCGGTCGCGAAGCTGACGGAAGTGATGAAGGAAGGGGATATCCTCTTCCAGAACCAGGACTACAACAGCGCGCTGGAGCTGTATAGAAAGGCGTACCGGGCGGCGATTGAGGCTAATTATCCGGGCGGCCAGAAGCAGCTGGAGACGAAGATGGAAGAGGCCGAAGGCAAGATCAACCACATTCACCGGGAGACGAAGACGCTTCAGGCTGACAATTTAGAGAAGAAGGGCGACCGCGCGCTAGCCGCGCTGGATTATAACGCCGCGATTGAGGCTTACACGCTGGCCCAGGAAATGTACCAGGAAATCGACAAGCTTGAGCGGGTGCTGGCGATGGAGCGGAAGATTGCCAAAGCCGATGAGAAGCGCAATCCGATCGTGCCGGCATCCGGGCAGAATACGGACTCGGGTGCAGGACTGTCCAGCAACCTGGGGTCGAACGGGGCGGCGGCATGGAATGGGGCTGCCGGAACAACTGCAGGCGGAGGCGGAGCTGCCAGCCATAACGGCAGCAGCAGCCAGGCACCCGCGGCAAATTCGCAGGGCCAGGCGCAGAGCCCGAATAGCCAGGGGACGGGTTCATCCTCTGGCTCGGAGCAGGCGGAAGCGGGCAGCAGCACGACAAATGGCATTCAGGATACATCGGCGGCGCCGGGCGGAGGTAGAGAATCATGA
- a CDS encoding membrane-associated protease 1, with protein MGFRLKVEGAETIELGMDNIQKVIYDTDTPDDSNARSTDVGSTLKISGKIITATDGDKADDTLKLALWSLVPAEKADCYRKLTLEVIAADQVVREITFPNAFVVDYKETFGDTEGVGTFELYVKQKKDKTELAKLNGGYDASN; from the coding sequence ATGGGATTCAGATTGAAAGTAGAAGGAGCCGAAACGATCGAGCTCGGAATGGACAACATTCAAAAAGTAATTTATGACACGGATACACCGGACGATTCCAACGCTAGATCCACCGATGTAGGCTCCACTTTGAAAATCAGCGGTAAAATCATTACGGCTACCGATGGCGACAAAGCGGACGACACTCTGAAGCTGGCATTGTGGTCCCTGGTTCCTGCTGAGAAAGCAGACTGCTACCGCAAGCTAACGCTTGAGGTTATCGCAGCGGATCAAGTTGTTCGGGAGATCACTTTCCCTAACGCGTTCGTGGTGGATTACAAAGAAACATTCGGCGACACAGAAGGCGTAGGTACTTTCGAGCTGTACGTGAAGCAGAAGAAAGACAAAACGGAGCTGGCCAAACTGAACGGCGGCTACGACGCAAGCAACTAA
- a CDS encoding J domain-containing protein encodes MTDYYAQLGVSRQATAAEIRQAYRKLAKQYHPDVNPGNAEAEAKFKLIVEAYETLSDEQLRAAYDEKLANPNQGSGQRSGRPQQGQGQRTSDAASGKMEAEGFDPAAMRKQFEQFFGMSPKGQTDAQSKEASEKNPLDTTGIFNQFFGYRK; translated from the coding sequence GTGACCGACTATTATGCCCAGCTCGGAGTTTCCCGGCAGGCAACGGCGGCAGAGATCAGGCAGGCATACCGCAAGCTGGCCAAGCAATATCATCCGGATGTCAATCCAGGCAACGCGGAGGCGGAAGCCAAGTTCAAGCTAATTGTCGAGGCTTACGAGACTTTGAGCGACGAACAGCTTCGCGCGGCATACGATGAGAAGCTGGCTAACCCGAACCAGGGTTCGGGGCAGAGAAGCGGCAGGCCGCAGCAAGGGCAAGGCCAGAGGACGTCTGACGCGGCGTCCGGGAAGATGGAGGCGGAGGGCTTTGACCCGGCCGCGATGCGCAAGCAATTCGAGCAGTTTTTTGGGATGTCGCCCAAGGGGCAGACGGATGCCCAGAGCAAGGAAGCCAGCGAGAAAAATCCGCTGGATACGACAGGAATCTTCAATCAATTTTTTGGCTATCGAAAATAA
- a CDS encoding FHA domain-containing protein, which translates to MKPENHKWITLIDLLLYVILAGMVLYALLRPLHYTWQMSIVAGAAVIASVVIWTGGRPHAKPSLAREAVTKIVLLDDDGERVKEWYVKGETSVLIGKNTQSGEVDIDLSDSEYASLVSSEHAVLNRVGDQWFIEDAESHSGTGIRKAGRSDAKRLIVEEPVEIGPGDLIFIANTRLLVK; encoded by the coding sequence TTGAAGCCGGAGAACCACAAATGGATTACACTCATCGATCTGCTGCTGTACGTAATATTAGCCGGTATGGTGCTGTATGCCCTGCTCCGTCCTTTGCATTATACATGGCAAATGTCCATCGTCGCGGGAGCGGCCGTGATTGCCAGCGTAGTGATTTGGACCGGAGGCCGTCCCCATGCCAAGCCGTCCCTGGCGAGGGAAGCGGTCACAAAGATCGTGCTGCTCGATGATGACGGAGAGCGCGTAAAAGAATGGTACGTCAAGGGAGAGACCTCGGTTCTCATCGGAAAAAATACGCAGAGCGGCGAGGTTGACATAGATTTGTCGGACAGCGAGTATGCGTCGCTCGTGAGTTCCGAGCATGCTGTCTTGAATCGCGTCGGCGACCAGTGGTTCATTGAGGATGCGGAATCCCACAGCGGGACAGGCATTCGCAAAGCAGGACGCAGCGATGCGAAGCGGCTGATTGTCGAAGAGCCGGTGGAAATCGGCCCGGGAGATCTGATTTTTATCGCCAATACAAGGCTGTTGGTCAAATAA